In one Rhinoraja longicauda isolate Sanriku21f chromosome 32, sRhiLon1.1, whole genome shotgun sequence genomic region, the following are encoded:
- the bud13 gene encoding BUD13 homolog: MAALSKEEYLKRYLSGSESCKQGDRELPAGRKKRKAKTKGGGMRIVDDDVTWKNLATLEVESGDDDEDPVVAELIDERPVIIQQMEEFRSSKWKVLGDENTDSQGSDLFLQTQTGSSLPGFDSLPGKGMNYGSQLSKKKVGADSPDHSATRRQRHDSSDVSPGPDRWTDSPDLSPSRRGRHDSPDLSPRKGRHDSPDLSPPRKGRHDSPDLSPPRKKNAEKSSRSTDLSHGKTLSPTRDKDRRARGSPRKPKDSDSDLSPPRKGGQHSSDSDLSPPRRKKVEIETSDYRSGSGNAYPSPTQQRQRTHKQTSSRGQVVSRDSSPSRKSQGNEMLSGGKAGLVSTDTLRKEKEDRRKRERAAEHLADDSRNATTVFRDKSGKKRDLDQERLEQKKKNEENAIKLEKYAQWGKGLAQQEQQRQNIEDAVREMQKPLARHIDDEDLDRLLREKERDGDPMAGLIRKKKEKEAKNKNEKPQYKGPAPPPNRFNLYPGYRWDGVDRSNGFEKKRYARQAEKKAVEEIAYKWSVEDM, translated from the exons ATGGCGGCGCTCAGCAAAGAGGAGTATTTGAAGCGGTACCTCAGCGGCTCCGAGTCCTGCAAGCAGGGGGACCGGGAGCTTCCAGCCGGGAGGAAAAAGCGAAAAGCGAAGACCAAAGGCGGGGG AATGCGGATTGTGGATGATGATGTGACTTGGAAGAACCTTGCGACGTTGGAGGTGGAGTCtggtgatgatgatgaagatCCTGTG GTTGCAGAATTAATCGATGAGAGACCTGTAATTATTCAGCAAATGGAAGAATTTCGATCCAGCAAGTGGAAAGTTTTAGGCG ATGAAAATACAGACTCACAGGGCTCagacctgtttttacaaacacAAACTGGCAG TTCATTACCAGGTTTTGATTCTCTACCAGGAAAAGGGATGAATTATGGTTCTCAGCTTTCTAAGAAAAAAGTGGGAGCAGATTCACCTGACCACTCAGCGACCAGAAGGCAACGCCATGATTCATCAGATGTTTCACCTGGTCCGGACAGGTGGACCGATTCTCCTGACCTTTCACCATCTCGGAGGGGACGCCACGATTCTCCTGACCTTTCACCGAGGAAAGGACGTCATGATTCTCCTGACCTTTCACCTCCAAGGAAAGGACGTCATGATTCTCCTGACCTTTCACCTCCAAGGAAGAAAAACGCAGAAAAATCAAGCAGATCAACAGACTTGTCACATGGAAAGA CATTGTCTCCAACGAGAGACAAGGACAGAAGAGCAAGAGGATCTCCACGGAAACCAAAGGATTCTGATTCTGACCTTTCACCCCCACGAAAGGGAGGTCAGCATTCTTCTGACTCAGACCTGTCGCCACCACGCAGGAAGAAGGTGGAGATTGAAACCTCAGACTACAGGTCTGGTTCAGGAAATGCATATCCATCGCCAACTCAGCAGAGGCAACGTACCCATAAGCAAACTTCCTCAAGGGGACAAGTTGTCAGTCGAGACTCAAGTCCGAGCAGAAAG TCACAAGGAAATGAGATGCTCTCTGGGGGTAAGGCTGGTCTGGTATCGACAGATACATTAAGAAAAGAGAAAGAGGACCGGAGGAAAAGGGAGCGAGCAGCCGAGCACTTAGCAG ATGACTCTAGAAATGCTACCACTGTGTTCCGAGATAAATCAGGGAAAAAGAGGGATTTGGATCAGGAACGGCTTGaacagaagaagaagaatgagGAGAATGCAATAAAACTTGAAAAATATGCCCAGTGGGGCAAAGG GTTGGCTCAGCAAGAGCAGCAGAGACAGAACATAGAGGATGCTGTTCGTGAGATGCAAAAGCCACTTGCCCGACATATCGATGATGAGGACTTAGACCGCCTCCTACGTGAGAAAGAGCGGGATGGTGACCCAATGGCTGGGTTAATCAGGAAGAAGAAAGAAAAGGAGGCCAAGAATAAAAATG AGAAGCCACAATACAAAGGTCCTGCACCACCTCCCAACAGGTTCAATCTGTACCCTGGGTACCGCTGGGATGGCGTGGACAG GTCGAATGGGTTTGAAAAGAAGCGGTATGCCAGACAGGCTGAAAAGAAAGCAGTGGAAGAGATAGCATACAAATGGAGTGTGGAGGATATGTAA